TGAGGTAGGCGTCGGCAGCCGCGTCGCTCCAGGTGTTCTCGGCGCCGATGCTCACCTCGTTGTACACCTTGCGTACGCGCGGGATGCGCGCGACCTTGTCGGCGAAGCGTGCGACGATCTCGGCGTTGGCGGCCTGGCCGGTGAGCAGTACCTGCAGGTTGTACACCGAGATGTCGATGTTGCTCAGCTGTTCGAGTTCCTCGTCCGAGTGCAGGATGCGCAGGGCCTTGATGTGGATCTCCTTGTCCTCGATGAAGGTGCCGATGGTGCGCCGGTCGTGTGCCGCCACCGCGCCGGTGGTCGCACTACCGACCACCATGGCGGTACAGCCACCGAGCAGGCTGGCGATCAGGACGAGGGACAACAAGGGAAGAACGGAATGTCGGACTGGCATGATGGTTCAGCTCCCTAGCAATTGGGCGTCGATCAGGTCGCACAGGCAGTGGAGTACCAGCAACTGGCTCTCCATGACACGTGCAGGGTTGTCTGCTGGGACAGCGATGCCGATGTCGTGTTCCCGGGGAGGCCCGGAAAGTGCGCCCGGGCGTCCGCCAGTCAGGGCAATCACCCACATCTGGCGTTCGGCGGCCGCTTCGTGGGCCAGCAGCAGGCTGGCGTCGATCCGCCCCGGCGCGAACAGCAGCAACACGTCGCCGGGCTGCCCCAGGGCGTTGATCTGGCGCGAAAAGACCTGCTCGAAACCGGGGTCGTCGGCGATGGCGGTGAGCACGGTGCTGCTGGTGCCCAGGGTGAGTGCTGGCAGGCCCAGGCGCTCGCGCTCGAAGCGGTGCACCATCAGCGCGGTGAAATACTCGGCCAGGGCGGCGCCGCCCTCGGTGCCGCAGCACAGGACCTTGCCGCCGTGTACCAGTGATTCCACCAGCCGTTGCGCGGCGTCGGCGATGGCGCCGGTCAGCGCGCTGGCCGCGGAGCTGGTGGCCTCGATGTGCGAGGCGAAGTGCGCGGTGATGCGGGATTCAAGGTCCATGGGGGTACCGGGTCGTTTGCGGTGGCAAGTTTCTCATGCCTGGGGCCGTTCAGGAACCTCTGGATAAGCCTGGGATGGCGAGGTCGCGCCCGGAGCACCTCCAATCAAGTCCACCCCCTGCCTTGTGGGGAAGGTCAGCCCGGTGTCTGGATGCCCCCTGCCAGCCTCCCTCATCAAGTGGGAGGGGAGAAAACACTCTTTGTTGAGGCGTTTCAACCTGCATCGAAGGCGTTGCGGATCCATTCTGGTTCCTGGCCGCCGTCCAGGCCGACCACATCGAAGCGGCAGGGGCCGTCCCAGGGGTGGCGGTGCAGCCAGTGCCGGGCGGCGGCGATCAGGCGCTGTTGCTTGCGCCGGTCCACGCTGGCGATCGCGCCACCGAAACCGGTATGCCGCCGCAGGCGGACCTCGATGAACACCAGGGTGTCGCCATCGCGCATGACCAGGTCGATCTCGCCCTGGCGGCAGCGATGGTTGCGCGCCACCAGGACCAGGCCGCGTGATCGCAGCCAGTCCTCGGCCTGGCGCTCGCTGCGTTGTCCGTCCTGTTGCGTCCTTGCCACGGGCGGGTCAGCGTGTCGGTGATGTCGATGCTGCTGTCGGTGCCGGCGCTGGCGGTCTCGCGCCTTGCGGCAGCGGCGCGGC
The sequence above is a segment of the endosymbiont of unidentified scaly snail isolate Monju genome. Coding sequences within it:
- a CDS encoding SIS domain-containing protein; amino-acid sequence: MDLESRITAHFASHIEATSSAASALTGAIADAAQRLVESLVHGGKVLCCGTEGGAALAEYFTALMVHRFERERLGLPALTLGTSSTVLTAIADDPGFEQVFSRQINALGQPGDVLLLFAPGRIDASLLLAHEAAAERQMWVIALTGGRPGALSGPPREHDIGIAVPADNPARVMESQLLVLHCLCDLIDAQLLGS
- a CDS encoding BON domain-containing protein, with amino-acid sequence MLSLVLIASLLGGCTAMVVGSATTGAVAAHDRRTIGTFIEDKEIHIKALRILHSDEELEQLSNIDISVYNLQVLLTGQAANAEIVARFADKVARIPRVRKVYNEVSIGAENTWSDAAADAYLTSRVKLALFDVGIEGFDPLRVKVVSSSGTVYLMGLLSPNEADAVTEKVRFVSGVKKVVKLFEYL
- a CDS encoding YraN family protein; this encodes MARTQQDGQRSERQAEDWLRSRGLVLVARNHRCRQGEIDLVMRDGDTLVFIEVRLRRHTGFGGAIASVDRRKQQRLIAAARHWLHRHPWDGPCRFDVVGLDGGQEPEWIRNAFDAG